From Solanum lycopersicum chromosome 4, SLM_r2.1:
TGCTGGTATTGACATGTGTGTATAGTCATTTGTCCCATTTCCAGACTTATTAGATTGGTTGAGCATTAATTGACTTCTGGGCTCATCTATGGTTAATTTGACTTGATTCACTGCATATCAATTCTAGGAATATTGCATATATACTTAGTGCTGACATTCATAACTCATCTATTACTGCTCTGCTCTTCCCCTGCATATCCAACTCAATGACTTTGATATGGACAGTTCTAGTGGTTGCTCTATTTGTATATCAGCTGCTAAGCATTCACAAGAGGAAAAAGTTTCCTCCTGGTCCAAAAGGGCTTCCTATTTTAGGACATCTTCATTTGTTAGGCAAAAATCCACACCAAGATTTACAAAAACTAGCCAACAAACATGGTCCTATTATGTATATGAGACTAGGGCTAGTACCTACATTCGTTGCCTCGTCTGCTGATGCAGCCGAAAAAGTCCTCAAGACATATGATCACGTTTTTGCTAGCAGGCCTCATCATGAGGCATCTCAATATTTGTCTTATGGACAGAAGAATTTGATATTTGCAAAGTATGGTGTGTATTGGCGTAACATGCGCAAATTGTGCACTGTGCACCTTTTGAGCAATAACAAGATCAATTCATTTCAATCCATGAGAAAACAACAAGTTCAACTTCTTATTGAGTCGCTTAAAAAGGAAGCTCATGATCGCGTAGCTGTTGATCTTAGTGCAAAGATTACGTCCTTAAATGCTAACTTGACTTGTTTAATGGTGTTTGGTAAGAAGTACATGGATGAGGACTTGGACAAGAGGGGATTCAAATCTATTGTTCAAGATGTTGTGCATTTAGCAGCAACGCCAAATCTTGGTGATTTTTTCCCCTTCCTTGGTGCTATTGATCTCCAGGGTCTCACTCGCAAGCTCAAGGATCTTTCAGAAGTGTTTGATGAGTTCCTTGAGAAGATCATTGATGAACATGTGCATTCACACGAACATAAGCAAACCAAGGACTTTGTAGACACCATGATGGGCATAATGCAATCTGGGGTAGCAGAATTTCAGCTTGACCGTCGTCACATAAAAGCTATCCTCTTTGTATCTACTTTCATCCCATTTTGTCATATATACTATTATAAGGTCACAAGTCTTGAGAATGAAATGGTTTGTGCTAATTAATTCCCCTGTTTCCTTTGCAGGACATGCTTATAGCTGCTATGGACACTACAGCATCATCAACAGAATGGATACTGACAGAACTTCTTAGACATCCCCAAGTGATGAAGAAACTCCAAAAGGAGTTGCAAGAAGTGGTAGGCCTTGAAAGAACGGTTGAAGAATCCGACCTGGAAAATTTGAAGTACTTAGACATGGTTGTAAAAGAGGGCCTGAGGCTGCATCCTGTAGTGCCACTATTTTATCATGAGTCCATGGAAGATTGTGTAGTCGACGGTTTCCACATAAAAAAGGGATCCCGAGTCATGGTTAATTGTTATGCAGCTCAAAGAGATCCAAATGTTTGGCCTGAGCCTGAGATGTTTTTGCCTGAGAGATTTGTTGGAAGTTGTATAGATTTTCGTGGACGCGACTTTCAACTTGTACCATTTGGCTCTGGGAGAAGAAGTTGTCCTGGAATGCAGTTGGCAGTTATTGTCGTCCGCCTTGTGGTGGCACAATTGGTGCATTGCTTTGAGTGGGAGCTTCCAAATGGTATGCAGCCTTGTGATTTAGACATTGATGAGAAGTTTGGGATGGTAACATGTAGAGAGAAACCATTAATGGCTATTCCTACTTACAATCTTAACAAATCATGATGCAAATACAAGAGAAATAATATTTCTAAACTTAAGACTTTATTACAAGCAACATTAAAAAGTTTCTACTATATGGTTTTTGGGATTGTTGTGTGCTTCTCCTACTATTCCAATAAAAATACTTCATTGGCGCTTCTCCTACTATTTATTTCACACAGTTAGCCTTTTTAATCGAGAATTGATTTCTATATGAATTTTgagataataatattttctaggGTTTAGAAAAGTGGTATTTTTCACAAAACTTTTTgctttagttttatatttagaatttaGGATGAGAGGGAATTGATCAAATCATAAGCACCCCTTACCTTCAATTCGAAAGTTGCGAGTTCAAGTCACCAAGAGAGCAAAAGGGATTGACAGCTCAAGGGAGGTTAAatcttttttaaagaaatctAGAAGttagtaattttattataaattgtagGAACAATTTCAGAGACCTCCCTTCAGGTTTCGCTCTATAGCACGCACCTCTCCTGTGGTTTATTAGATTACGTCTAcctcccttattttcattttcttatgaCGATTCtttaaatgtatttaaaataaatataaattaattcagaTTTGACAATCTTCTGACATCACTCTGTAGcttcctttcttatttttcattctttccgTATGTTATTTTCCCTCGTAATTTCTTCTCTTATAAAACCtacccatattttatatttgtatttgaaaatttatttaaaattcagtaattaaatttttctaatacataatagaatatttagagttgttaattatataagagaatatttttgtagagtttttctttttttaaaaaagaaaaaactaccTATCTAGACATACTTCActatcatatatacatagtttACCTCTAgtttaaaattacatataataacacttttcaaaattttaaattcagaTATACAATCCTCTTAATTATgataatgaataattatcttACAATTAAATCTCTTTAATTAATGATATGTTAACAATTCAAATTACTTTCTCTTCCTCCGGACAATTCATTTTGTTGTCGCATTTGCGAAGACAGAAAATTGATTTTACACCATGTCATTTAATTTGCTGGTAATTATTCGACTTGTGAggtaattatttaaaattttacattatttcaATAGCTTTAGAGTTCATGTATCTTTAATATAATACACTATGCGTCTGTTATAGTTTAACAGGATATGCATACACCTATTATATCAGAAGTTATTGATATGCATCTCAACAATGAAACAGGAGTATCTTAAATTGTCACAATGTATCTGgaataatatgttatgtgtaggGCTGTGTATCAGTCGGTTCAGTTCCATTTTGAAGTTTATCGGATCGGCTTATTGGTTATCAGTTTGTAGATATGCTATACAGTTATGAAACCATTAAGATATTGACTTATTGGTTATTGGTTTATTGGTTTTTGATCGTTTTCGATTCGGTTATCAGTTTAACCgttaagatttgacacaaaagaaaaaacattaagAATCACT
This genomic window contains:
- the LOC101263405 gene encoding cytochrome P450 71AU50-like, giving the protein MTLIWTVLVVALFVYQLLSIHKRKKFPPGPKGLPILGHLHLLGKNPHQDLQKLANKHGPIMYMRLGLVPTFVASSADAAEKVLKTYDHVFASRPHHEASQYLSYGQKNLIFAKYGVYWRNMRKLCTVHLLSNNKINSFQSMRKQQVQLLIESLKKEAHDRVAVDLSAKITSLNANLTCLMVFGKKYMDEDLDKRGFKSIVQDVVHLAATPNLGDFFPFLGAIDLQGLTRKLKDLSEVFDEFLEKIIDEHVHSHEHKQTKDFVDTMMGIMQSGVAEFQLDRRHIKAILFDMLIAAMDTTASSTEWILTELLRHPQVMKKLQKELQEVVGLERTVEESDLENLKYLDMVVKEGLRLHPVVPLFYHESMEDCVVDGFHIKKGSRVMVNCYAAQRDPNVWPEPEMFLPERFVGSCIDFRGRDFQLVPFGSGRRSCPGMQLAVIVVRLVVAQLVHCFEWELPNGMQPCDLDIDEKFGMVTCREKPLMAIPTYNLNKS